A section of the Epinephelus moara isolate mb chromosome 3, YSFRI_EMoa_1.0, whole genome shotgun sequence genome encodes:
- the banf1 gene encoding barrier-to-autointegration factor gives MSSTSQKHKDFVAEPMGEKAVMALAGIGEVLGKRLEEKGFDKAYVVLGQFLVLKKDEELFRDWLKDTCGANAKQQGDCYGCLKEWCDAFL, from the exons ATGTCGTCGACATCCCAAAAACATAAAGATTTTGTGGCCGAGCCCATGGGTGAGAAGGCTGTGATGGCCCTCGCAGGCATCGGAGAGGTCCTTGGCAAAAGGCTGGAGGAGAAAGGTTTTGACAAG GCGTACGTCGTCCTCGGGCAGTTTCTAGTGCTAAAGAAAGACGAGGAGCTTTTCCGGGACTGGCTGAAGGACACTTGCGGGGCAAATGCCAAACAACAAGGTGACTGCTATGGCTGTCTTAAAGAATGGTGTGACGCCTTCTTATAA
- the prdx5 gene encoding peroxiredoxin-5, mitochondrial, with the protein MLSITATVIKRTRVLQRVRLLHTSATAKMPIQVGEQLPAVEVQEGEPGNKVSMDQLFKGKKGVLFAVPGAFTPGCSKTHLPGFVQQAEDLRGKGIQEVACISVNDAFVMAAWGKEHGTDGKVRMLADPTGAFTKAVDLLLDSDQIVQVLGNKRSKRYSMLVEDGVVKKINVEPDGTGLTCSLAPNILSEL; encoded by the exons ATGCTTTCCATCACAGCCACTGTCATTAAACGCACCCGTGTCCTCCAGCGCGTCAGGCTGCTACACACTTCTGCCACAGCCAAAATGCCCATTCAG GTTGGCGAACAGCTCCCTGCAGTGGAGGTCCAGGAGGGGGAGCCAGGAAATAAGGTGTCCATGGATCAGCTCTTCAAGGGGAAGAAGGGAGTCCTCTTCGCTGTACCCGGAGCCTTTACCCCGGGATGTTCCAAG ACGCACCTCCCAGGTTTTGTGCAGCAGGCTGAGGACTTGAGGGGTAAAGGTATCCAGGAGGTCGCTTGCATTTCTGTCAATGACGCGTTTGTCATGGCTGCCTGGGGAAAGGAGCACGGAACAGATGGCAAG GTTCGAATGCTGGCTGATCCGACTGGCGCTTTCACAAAGGCAGTGGACCTGCTGCTTGACAGTGATCAGATTGTGCAGGTACTTGGGAACAAGCGATCCAAGAG ATATTCTATGCTGGTGGAAGATGGAGTTGTTAAGAAGATCAATGTGGAGCCTGATGGCACTGGGCTGACCTGCAGCCTGGCTCCCAACATTCTGTCTGAGCTGTAG